The following coding sequences are from one Musa acuminata AAA Group cultivar baxijiao chromosome BXJ1-6, Cavendish_Baxijiao_AAA, whole genome shotgun sequence window:
- the LOC135582931 gene encoding polypyrimidine tract-binding protein homolog 1-like isoform X4 — translation MSMLTRSISRYQHLHSERYHVFSAFGFVHKIATFEKAAGFQALIQYNDAATASEARNSLDGRSIPRYLLQDHVTSCHLRISFSAHTDLNIKFQSHRSRDYTNPYLPVNPSAIEGTLQPVLGPDGKIKEPESNVLLASIENMQYAVTVDVLHTVFSAFGTVQKIAIFEKNGGTQALIQYPDVTTAAVAKEALEGHCIYDGGYCKLHLSFSRHTDLNVKAYSDKSRDYTIPDSGLLTNPQASAAPTASTSWQTNPQAAGTYVSSVGQMPTWDPSKTTFASAAGTFLGQPFVPSAGAPYPTSGSLLTASAGYPQVSQQMSQYGSQPRAGSGAPYVGQPPRYF, via the exons AT GTCCATGTTAACACGGAGTATATCTCGTTATCAGCATCTGCATTCGGAGAGATACCAT GTGTTTTCTGCCTTTGGATTTGTTCACAAAATTGCTACTTTTGAAAAGGCTGCTGGATTTCAG GCTTTGATCCAATACAACGATGCAGCAACTGCTTCAGAAGCTAGAAATTCCTTGGATGGTAGAAGTATCCCGAG ATACTTGCTTCAAGATCATGTTACGTCTTGCCACCTGCGgatttctttttctgcacacacgGATTTAAATATCAAGTTTCAGTCTCATCGCAGCAG GGATTACACTAATCCTTACCTTCCTGTGAACCCTTCTGCAATTGAGGGTACCTTGCAG CCTGTACTTGGTCCTGATGGGAAAATAAAGGAACCTGAGAGTAATGTGCTTCTTGCATCAATAGAGAACATGCAATATGCTGTGACAGTTGATGTTCTTCACACG GTATTCTCAGCATTTGGTACTGTTCAGAAAATTGCAATTTTTGAGAAGAATGGTGGAACTCAGGCTCTGATCCAGTATCCAG ATGTGACTACTGCAGCAGTTGCCAAAGAGGCTTTGGAGGGACACTGCATTTATGATGGTGGCTATTGTAAGCTTCATCTGTCATTCTCTCGTCATACTGATCTCAATGTAAAG GCGTATAGTGACAAGAGCAGGGATTACACCATTCCTGACTCTGGGTTACTCACAAATCCACAAGCTTCGGCTGCGCCTACTGCTTCCACCAGCTGGCAAACTAATCCTCAAGCTGCAGGAACTTATGTTAGCAGTGTTGGACAGATGCCAACTTGGGATCCAAGTAAAACAACCTTTGCATCAGCAGCTGGAACATTCCTGGGCCAGCCATTTGTTCCATCTGCTGGTGCCCCGTACCCAACCTCAGGCTCGCTCCTTACTGCATCTGCTGGTTATCCTCAAGTTTCACAACAGATGTCCCAGTATGGTAGCCAGCCAAGGGCTGGTAGTGGCGCGCCATATGTTGGGCAGCCTCCTAGGTATTTCTAG
- the LOC135582931 gene encoding polypyrimidine tract-binding protein homolog 1-like isoform X3, translating into MLSIWSMLTRSISRYQHLHSERYHVFSAFGFVHKIATFEKAAGFQALIQYNDAATASEARNSLDGRSIPRYLLQDHVTSCHLRISFSAHTDLNIKFQSHRSRDYTNPYLPVNPSAIEGTLQPVLGPDGKIKEPESNVLLASIENMQYAVTVDVLHTVFSAFGTVQKIAIFEKNGGTQALIQYPDVTTAAVAKEALEGHCIYDGGYCKLHLSFSRHTDLNVKAYSDKSRDYTIPDSGLLTNPQASAAPTASTSWQTNPQAAGTYVSSVGQMPTWDPSKTTFASAAGTFLGQPFVPSAGAPYPTSGSLLTASAGYPQVSQQMSQYGSQPRAGSGAPYVGQPPRYF; encoded by the exons ATGTTATCCATTTG GTCCATGTTAACACGGAGTATATCTCGTTATCAGCATCTGCATTCGGAGAGATACCAT GTGTTTTCTGCCTTTGGATTTGTTCACAAAATTGCTACTTTTGAAAAGGCTGCTGGATTTCAG GCTTTGATCCAATACAACGATGCAGCAACTGCTTCAGAAGCTAGAAATTCCTTGGATGGTAGAAGTATCCCGAG ATACTTGCTTCAAGATCATGTTACGTCTTGCCACCTGCGgatttctttttctgcacacacgGATTTAAATATCAAGTTTCAGTCTCATCGCAGCAG GGATTACACTAATCCTTACCTTCCTGTGAACCCTTCTGCAATTGAGGGTACCTTGCAG CCTGTACTTGGTCCTGATGGGAAAATAAAGGAACCTGAGAGTAATGTGCTTCTTGCATCAATAGAGAACATGCAATATGCTGTGACAGTTGATGTTCTTCACACG GTATTCTCAGCATTTGGTACTGTTCAGAAAATTGCAATTTTTGAGAAGAATGGTGGAACTCAGGCTCTGATCCAGTATCCAG ATGTGACTACTGCAGCAGTTGCCAAAGAGGCTTTGGAGGGACACTGCATTTATGATGGTGGCTATTGTAAGCTTCATCTGTCATTCTCTCGTCATACTGATCTCAATGTAAAG GCGTATAGTGACAAGAGCAGGGATTACACCATTCCTGACTCTGGGTTACTCACAAATCCACAAGCTTCGGCTGCGCCTACTGCTTCCACCAGCTGGCAAACTAATCCTCAAGCTGCAGGAACTTATGTTAGCAGTGTTGGACAGATGCCAACTTGGGATCCAAGTAAAACAACCTTTGCATCAGCAGCTGGAACATTCCTGGGCCAGCCATTTGTTCCATCTGCTGGTGCCCCGTACCCAACCTCAGGCTCGCTCCTTACTGCATCTGCTGGTTATCCTCAAGTTTCACAACAGATGTCCCAGTATGGTAGCCAGCCAAGGGCTGGTAGTGGCGCGCCATATGTTGGGCAGCCTCCTAGGTATTTCTAG